In Helicobacter mastomyrinus, a single genomic region encodes these proteins:
- the gdhA gene encoding NADP-specific glutamate dehydrogenase, protein MSYAVNVLNKLKEQYPSQTLFHQAVEEVFESLKPALQKDKKYESYAILERLTIPDREIHFRVSWVDDKGKIQTNRAYRIEFNAAIGPYKGGLRFHPSVNEGVIKFLGFEQILKNSLTTLAMGGGKGGSDFDPKGKSEGEIMRFCQAFMNELFRHIGATTDVPAGDIGVGGREIGYLYGQYRKLTNRFDGVLTGKALSWGGSLVRTEATGYGCVYFAQEMLKARGESLEGKICTVSGAGNVAIYTVEKLQQLGAIPVTVSDSQGMIYDKDGIDLALLKEIKEVRRASLTEYAKERPSAKYTKVSDYPAGTNAVWAIPCFAAFPSATQNELNANDAKTLLANGCKCVSEGANMPSTIEAVHQFLNAKICYGPGKAANAGGVAVSGLEMAQNASMNPWTFEVVDKRLHGIMESIYANASETAKEFGEPTNLVLGANIAGFRKVAGAMIDQGVI, encoded by the coding sequence ATGTCGTATGCAGTCAATGTCCTCAACAAACTTAAAGAACAATATCCTTCACAGACGCTTTTTCATCAAGCTGTGGAGGAAGTGTTTGAATCGCTGAAACCAGCACTTCAAAAAGATAAGAAATATGAATCTTATGCGATTTTAGAGCGTCTCACGATTCCAGATAGAGAAATCCACTTCCGCGTAAGCTGGGTTGATGATAAAGGTAAGATTCAAACCAATCGAGCCTATCGTATAGAATTTAATGCTGCTATTGGACCCTATAAAGGTGGATTGCGATTTCACCCAAGTGTAAATGAAGGTGTGATTAAATTTCTAGGATTTGAACAAATTTTGAAAAACTCTCTTACCACACTTGCTATGGGCGGTGGTAAAGGTGGAAGCGACTTTGACCCTAAGGGGAAAAGTGAAGGTGAAATTATGCGTTTTTGTCAAGCGTTTATGAATGAGCTTTTCCGCCATATTGGTGCCACTACCGATGTGCCAGCGGGTGATATTGGTGTAGGTGGGCGAGAAATCGGCTATCTCTATGGACAATACCGCAAACTTACTAATCGTTTTGATGGTGTGCTTACAGGCAAGGCTCTCTCCTGGGGCGGAAGCTTGGTAAGAACGGAAGCTACGGGCTATGGCTGTGTGTATTTCGCTCAAGAAATGCTCAAAGCACGAGGTGAAAGCTTAGAGGGTAAAATCTGTACCGTTTCGGGTGCTGGTAATGTGGCAATTTATACCGTTGAAAAACTTCAACAACTCGGTGCAATTCCTGTTACTGTGAGTGATTCTCAAGGTATGATTTATGATAAAGATGGTATTGATTTAGCATTGCTTAAAGAGATCAAAGAAGTGCGCCGTGCCTCATTGACAGAATATGCTAAAGAGCGCCCAAGTGCGAAATATACTAAGGTGAGTGATTATCCTGCAGGGACAAATGCAGTATGGGCGATACCTTGTTTTGCTGCGTTCCCATCAGCGACACAAAATGAGCTTAACGCTAATGACGCAAAAACACTTCTAGCCAATGGCTGCAAATGCGTGAGCGAGGGAGCGAATATGCCCTCAACCATAGAAGCTGTCCATCAGTTCCTTAATGCAAAAATCTGCTACGGACCGGGCAAGGCTGCAAATGCTGGTGGTGTAGCTGTAAGCGGACTAGAAATGGCACAAAATGCAAGTATGAATCCTTGGACTTTTGAAGTGGTGGATAAACGTTTGCACGGTATTATGGAAAGCATTTATGCTAATGCAAGTGAGACTGCTAAAGAATTTGGTGAGCCTACAAACCTCGTGCTAGGAGCAAATATCGCCGGATTTAGAAAAGTGGCAGGAGCGATGATAGACCAAGGCGTTATCTAA
- a CDS encoding phage Gp37/Gp68 family protein — MKPTKIEWAQAVWNPTIGCDRVSSGCKNCYAEIMAKRLQAMGNKDYKDGFQFKMLEHRLNEPLKNKKPTLYFVNSMSDLFHQKMKIYFLDSIMKIISQTPYHQYQILTKRPQKMREYFLHHNIPTNVWLGTTIESSRVKARIDLIRDLKASVKWLSIEPLLDDLGELDLNGIDWVIVGGESGYNARIMQKSWLINIKIQCDRAKIPFFFKQWGAYGEDGIKRNKKNNGALLDGKIYQAFPNIKQDYLN; from the coding sequence ATGAAACCCACCAAAATCGAATGGGCGCAAGCTGTGTGGAATCCAACTATTGGATGCGATAGAGTAAGCAGTGGGTGTAAAAACTGCTATGCTGAAATTATGGCTAAAAGATTGCAGGCTATGGGAAATAAAGACTACAAAGATGGCTTTCAATTTAAAATGCTAGAACACCGCTTAAACGAGCCTTTAAAAAATAAAAAGCCTACTCTTTATTTTGTTAATTCTATGAGTGATTTATTTCATCAAAAAATGAAAATTTATTTTTTAGATTCTATTATGAAAATAATCTCACAAACTCCCTATCATCAGTATCAAATTCTCACTAAACGACCTCAAAAAATGAGGGAGTATTTTTTACATCATAATATACCAACTAATGTATGGCTAGGCACCACGATAGAAAGCAGTAGAGTAAAAGCAAGGATTGACTTAATAAGAGATTTAAAAGCTTCTGTAAAATGGCTTTCAATTGAACCTTTGCTTGATGATTTGGGAGAGCTTGATTTAAATGGTATTGATTGGGTTATAGTAGGCGGTGAGAGTGGCTATAATGCGCGTATAATGCAAAAATCTTGGCTTATAAATATCAAAATACAATGTGATAGGGCTAAAATTCCTTTTTTCTTCAAACAATGGGGAGCTTATGGAGAAGATGGAATAAAGAGAAATAAAAAGAACAATGGGGCTTTGTTGGACGGAAAAATCTATCAAGCCTTTCCAAACATTAAGCAAGATTATTTAAATTGA
- a CDS encoding methyl-accepting chemotaxis protein, with the protein MIDIEQPSKARRKINVGFMLSLGFGVLIVFSCIMAFISLNRVSSINASLTDINDKNALAQRYAINFRGSVHDRAIAVRDVVLIDNEDKKGLHDLLEQIHTLEQFYKEAEDNMKKNFIDTHLLDETELSILNAIEATQAKSIPLIVQITQAKLAGDSQKAYTLLNTLAPYFTQWLKEINQFIDYQEDENQRLTIELRENVNEFRLILLVLLACSIVFGVIDAIIIIRMLLNLLGGEPHAASDIVSRIANGNLSDPVYYKRENSMLHSIAAMQQKLREIVEYIIHSSNQIHDVALRVSKTSHKAQDAAITQMQSSTHVTNKIGQMNQSVIEVSNIAKQTEENSLKSVEISTKGVEIINVTAQEIGKITEMISTSADNIRGLQQQSMEIGGSANLIAEIADQTNLLALNAAIEAARAGEHGRGFAVVADEVRKLAERTASTTAEIANMIKLIQDSIGTSVEAIEAIVPQIEKGQQLIMDSVQTLEEIQAQAQDSLEKAQTVASSSSQQESAMQSISHDMQGIATLSQETHLSLEHANKTIDELKNISDSLKEYMSYFKI; encoded by the coding sequence ATGATAGACATAGAACAACCATCTAAAGCTAGAAGAAAAATAAATGTAGGCTTTATGCTAAGTCTTGGCTTTGGTGTCTTAATTGTATTTTCGTGTATTATGGCATTTATCAGTCTTAATCGTGTAAGTAGCATTAACGCCTCGCTTACAGACATTAATGATAAAAATGCCCTCGCCCAACGTTACGCGATTAATTTCCGTGGAAGCGTCCATGATAGAGCCATAGCCGTGCGTGATGTGGTGCTTATTGATAATGAAGACAAAAAAGGATTGCACGATCTTTTAGAGCAAATCCACACTTTAGAGCAATTCTACAAAGAAGCTGAAGACAATATGAAGAAAAACTTTATTGATACCCATTTGCTTGATGAGACAGAACTTAGCATTTTGAACGCTATTGAAGCTACACAGGCTAAGAGCATTCCTTTAATTGTGCAAATCACACAAGCCAAGCTTGCAGGAGATTCACAAAAAGCCTATACATTACTTAATACTCTCGCCCCTTATTTCACGCAATGGCTCAAAGAAATTAATCAATTTATTGACTATCAAGAAGATGAAAATCAGCGACTTACAATAGAATTAAGAGAAAATGTTAATGAGTTTAGACTTATTCTTTTGGTGCTTTTAGCGTGCAGCATTGTTTTTGGTGTGATTGATGCCATTATTATCATACGTATGCTTCTCAATCTCCTTGGGGGCGAGCCTCACGCTGCTTCGGATATTGTATCGAGAATTGCAAATGGTAACCTCTCTGACCCTGTATATTATAAAAGAGAGAACTCTATGCTCCACTCTATTGCAGCAATGCAACAAAAGCTTAGAGAAATTGTAGAATATATCATACACTCATCAAATCAAATCCACGATGTTGCCTTGCGGGTGTCTAAGACTTCTCATAAGGCTCAAGATGCTGCCATTACACAAATGCAAAGCTCCACACACGTAACCAATAAAATAGGGCAAATGAATCAATCTGTGATTGAAGTGTCAAATATCGCTAAACAAACAGAGGAAAATTCCCTCAAAAGTGTGGAGATCTCTACAAAAGGTGTGGAAATCATCAATGTTACCGCACAAGAAATTGGCAAAATTACCGAGATGATAAGCACTTCAGCAGATAATATACGTGGGCTACAACAGCAATCTATGGAAATTGGTGGCAGTGCGAATCTCATTGCAGAAATTGCTGACCAGACCAATCTTCTAGCGCTTAACGCTGCTATTGAAGCAGCAAGAGCAGGGGAACACGGGCGAGGCTTTGCTGTGGTTGCCGATGAGGTAAGAAAACTTGCTGAACGTACCGCTTCTACAACGGCTGAAATTGCTAATATGATAAAACTTATCCAAGATAGCATAGGCACTTCTGTTGAGGCTATTGAAGCGATTGTACCACAGATTGAAAAAGGACAGCAGCTTATTATGGATTCGGTGCAAACATTAGAAGAAATTCAAGCTCAAGCTCAAGATTCACTAGAAAAAGCCCAAACTGTCGCATCTTCTTCTAGTCAGCAAGAAAGCGCTATGCAAAGCATTTCACACGATATGCAGGGTATTGCTACGCTCTCTCAAGAGACGCACTTATCTTTGGAGCACGCAAACAAAACCATTGATGAGCTGAAAAATATTTCGGATTCTTTAAAAGAGTATATGTCCTATTTCAAAATATAA
- a CDS encoding dethiobiotin synthase, translating to MQIYVCGVHTDAGKTHFCAAFCAAFKYDYFKLIQAGIPTDSTFIAKFSPQTKIFKEGVFLQTPASPHIGKRLEKLDYKAFDIKLPQSENALIETAGGLFTPIDERFTMLDYINKCKKPCILVAKYYLGVINHILLSLEALKKREIPLIALVMMGERDESIDEFIKSYAGVRIFHLPFYTTEDFLEKSKNLREQMQKMF from the coding sequence ATGCAAATTTATGTTTGCGGGGTGCACACAGATGCGGGAAAGACGCATTTTTGCGCGGCTTTTTGCGCGGCTTTTAAATATGATTATTTTAAACTTATTCAAGCAGGCATACCCACAGATAGCACTTTTATAGCTAAGTTTAGCCCTCAAACAAAGATTTTTAAAGAAGGCGTGTTTTTACAAACCCCCGCTTCACCTCACATTGGTAAAAGGCTTGAAAAGCTTGATTATAAAGCCTTTGATATAAAGCTTCCTCAAAGTGAAAATGCGCTGATAGAAACAGCTGGAGGGCTTTTCACGCCTATTGATGAGCGTTTTACAATGCTTGATTATATAAATAAATGTAAAAAGCCTTGCATTTTAGTTGCAAAGTATTATCTAGGTGTGATTAATCATATTTTACTTTCCTTAGAAGCGCTAAAAAAGCGCGAGATTCCCCTGATAGCCCTTGTAATGATGGGAGAAAGAGATGAAAGCATTGATGAATTTATTAAATCTTATGCGGGAGTGAGAATTTTTCATTTACCCTTTTACACCACGGAAGACTTCTTAGAAAAAAGCAAGAACTTAAGAGAGCAAATGCAGAAGATGTTTTAA
- the tcmP gene encoding three-Cys-motif partner protein TcmP, whose product MLDAILKRNPKGKTIKLYFNDNNEEKIKTLKEIINNEYKILSDRKDIKIKYTSVDTDVYTLYSQKYFKLVFLDQYGIKHIHKAQEFLTKGTDILIFIASSYIKRFLEEKTFKKYLDVNSISKRDFENKSNYETHRIITQYFKTIFKNHFIAPFSLTKDNGNTNGLIFISTHRKGQEQFLKTAWKIDENFGEGNKNIDRDFTKDETSLFYEPNEPSEKERRYAELLKEFLKEQRSNIEIKYFSLDNGFLSRHTNKILNSLKNHLECAYCNNAKRGFHLDRDEVKVKVRLK is encoded by the coding sequence ATACTTGATGCGATTCTTAAAAGAAATCCCAAAGGAAAGACAATTAAACTTTATTTTAATGACAATAATGAAGAAAAAATTAAAACTTTAAAAGAAATTATCAACAATGAATATAAAATTTTAAGCGATAGAAAAGATATAAAAATAAAATATACATCAGTAGATACTGATGTATATACACTTTATTCTCAAAAATATTTTAAACTAGTATTTTTAGACCAATATGGTATCAAACATATTCATAAAGCTCAAGAATTTTTAACAAAAGGTACTGATATTCTTATTTTCATTGCTTCTTCATATATAAAAAGATTTTTAGAAGAAAAAACATTTAAAAAATATCTTGATGTTAATTCTATTTCAAAGCGAGATTTCGAAAATAAATCAAATTATGAAACTCATAGGATTATCACTCAATATTTTAAAACAATTTTTAAAAATCATTTTATTGCTCCTTTTTCATTAACAAAAGATAATGGAAATACTAATGGATTAATTTTTATCTCTACCCATCGAAAAGGGCAAGAGCAATTTTTAAAAACAGCATGGAAAATAGATGAAAATTTTGGAGAGGGAAACAAAAATATTGATAGAGATTTTACAAAAGATGAGACCAGTTTATTTTATGAACCCAATGAACCAAGTGAAAAAGAACGAAGATATGCAGAATTATTAAAAGAGTTTTTAAAAGAACAAAGAAGCAATATTGAAATTAAGTATTTTAGCTTAGATAATGGTTTTTTATCAAGGCATACCAATAAGATTCTTAATAGTCTAAAAAATCATTTAGAATGCGCATATTGCAATAATGCTAAGAGAGGTTTTCATCTAGATAGAGACGAAGTTAAAGTAAAGGTAAGGCTTAAGTAA
- a CDS encoding glycosyltransferase family 9 protein encodes MHKPPKIDFSPIRLQSSPSHKARIADFLHKHNLQNRPIVAINPFVYTTSHNLTLECWRELITHLARTYPYIGFVIPTYKDNAKICFDDMENVAIFNNDSDLLNIVALLESTSLFISPSTGLSHIADNLGAPMIWLCSRRDSFVWVGETMNPKLFVILKQRTSKMSEQAQKKYIELAKQKFQVVIKDLNAR; translated from the coding sequence TTGCATAAACCACCAAAGATTGATTTCTCACCCATTAGATTACAAAGCAGCCCAAGCCATAAGGCGAGAATCGCAGACTTCCTGCATAAGCACAACCTGCAAAATCGCCCCATAGTCGCCATCAATCCTTTTGTCTATACCACGAGCCATAATTTAACGCTTGAGTGTTGGCGTGAGCTTATCACACATCTTGCACGCACCTATCCTTATATAGGATTTGTTATCCCTACATATAAAGATAATGCTAAGATTTGCTTTGATGATATGGAAAATGTCGCTATATTCAATAACGATTCTGATTTGCTTAACATCGTAGCATTGCTTGAATCTACCTCCCTGTTCATTAGCCCAAGCACAGGGCTTAGCCATATTGCAGATAATCTAGGCGCACCAATGATTTGGCTCTGCAGCAGGAGGGATAGCTTTGTGTGGGTTGGGGAAACGATGAATCCGAAGCTATTTGTCATACTCAAGCAGCGAACTTCCAAAATGAGTGAGCAAGCCCAAAAAAAGTATATAGAGCTTGCAAAACAAAAGTTTCAAGTTGTCATAAAAGATTTGAATGCAAGATAA